From a single Leishmania braziliensis MHOM/BR/75/M2904 complete genome, chromosome 28 genomic region:
- a CDS encoding putative ribosomal protein S20, which translates to MDYPKKTQATPAEGQTVRLTITSRNAKAVESVTSQLLMRARDEKVTIHGPVRLPTRTLKITTRKTPCGNGTNTWDTFELKIYKRIIDLHAPTEQVKKITSFTMESGVDVSITILDR; encoded by the coding sequence ATGGACTACCCGAAGAAGACGCAGGCGACGCCCGCGGAGGGCCAGACGGTGCGTCTGACGATCACATCGCGCAACGCGAAGGCTGTGGAGTCTGTGacgtcgcagctgctgatgcgcgcgcgcgacgaGAAGGTGACGATCCACGGTCCCGTGCGGCTGCCGACGCGCACGCTGAAGATCACGACCCGCAAGACGCCTTGCGGTAACGGTACGAACACGTGGGACACGTTCGAGCTGAAGATCTACAAGCGCATCATCGACCTTCACGCGCCGACGGAGCAGGTGAAGAAGATCACGAGCTTCACGATGGAGTCCGGCGTGGACGTGTCGATCACGATCCTGGACCGGTAA